In the genome of Elusimicrobiota bacterium, one region contains:
- a CDS encoding site-2 protease family protein, which yields MIALSIILALGLVVFFHEFGHFICCRMVGIRVLRFAFGFGPEIVGFTRGETRYSICAFPLGGFVKPAGEDPEEITGAKDEFFSKSWKARILVALAGPWMNYVFSFVLFWFGFWWFGTPELSKEPAVGVVMTGSPAEAAGLKAGDRVESVLAKAKKEQIVVATWDELSKYIHAHAEKDLTLNIKRAGESLAVNVVPRKDPGRGIGLIGIMPEVIRKKEGLFTAAVLSVKELYHWSFSSLSYLWDKFKKWEKPDLAGPVGIVTMMNQAARSGVDNFLALLAAISVAIGLFNLFPIPLLDGGHVLLYLWEAIAGKKITRRVLVRANTVGMAILIPIFLFAFYNDLARMWANRAAKAKGEFGQVIESSQPPAEQQPAK from the coding sequence ATGATCGCGTTAAGCATTATTTTGGCTCTGGGTTTGGTTGTGTTCTTTCACGAGTTTGGGCATTTTATCTGTTGCCGCATGGTGGGCATTCGCGTGCTGCGTTTCGCGTTCGGCTTCGGGCCGGAAATCGTGGGCTTCACGCGCGGCGAGACCCGCTACTCGATTTGCGCTTTTCCCTTAGGCGGATTCGTCAAGCCCGCGGGAGAAGACCCGGAGGAAATCACCGGCGCCAAAGACGAGTTTTTTTCCAAGTCCTGGAAGGCGCGCATTCTAGTCGCTTTGGCCGGACCGTGGATGAATTACGTTTTTTCATTTGTGCTGTTCTGGTTTGGGTTTTGGTGGTTTGGGACGCCGGAGCTCTCCAAAGAGCCGGCCGTAGGCGTGGTCATGACCGGCTCGCCTGCGGAAGCGGCCGGGCTTAAAGCCGGGGACCGGGTGGAAAGCGTTCTGGCCAAGGCCAAGAAAGAGCAGATCGTTGTGGCGACCTGGGATGAGCTATCCAAATACATCCATGCGCACGCGGAAAAGGATTTGACCCTAAACATCAAGCGCGCGGGGGAATCCCTGGCCGTGAACGTTGTTCCGAGAAAAGACCCTGGCCGCGGCATCGGCTTGATCGGCATTATGCCGGAGGTCATTCGCAAAAAAGAGGGGTTGTTCACGGCTGCGGTTTTAAGCGTCAAGGAGCTGTACCATTGGAGCTTCTCTTCCCTGTCCTATCTGTGGGATAAATTCAAGAAATGGGAAAAACCGGATTTGGCCGGCCCTGTCGGCATCGTCACCATGATGAATCAGGCCGCGCGCTCGGGTGTGGATAATTTCCTGGCGCTGCTGGCCGCGATTTCGGTGGCCATCGGTTTATTCAATTTGTTCCCGATCCCGCTGTTAGACGGCGGGCATGTGCTGCTGTATTTGTGGGAAGCGATTGCCGGGAAGAAAATCACCCGCCGGGTGCTGGTGCGCGCCAATACCGTGGGTATGGCGATTCTCATCCCCATTTTTCTGTTCGCGTTTTACAATGATTTGGCCAGAATGTGGGCCAATCGCGCGGCCAAGGCCAAAGGCGAGTTCGGGCAAGTCATCGAATCATCCCAGCCGCCGGCTGAGCAACAGCCCGCCAAGTAA
- a CDS encoding proline--tRNA ligase: MRFSRAFIPTLRDDPAEADTISHKLLLRGGFIRRVASGIYEWLPLGLRVLKKVEGIVREEMNAIAGQEVLLPVVQPKELWEQSGRWQKYGKELLRIKDRKDAEFCLSPTAEEVITTLVARNVRSWRSLPLMLYQIGTKFRDEIRPRFGLLRGREFIMKDAYSFHADEADAERYYDEIKGAYCKVFDRLGLKYRAVEAETGPIGGSFSHEFMVLAETGEDLIVYCTGCDYAANLERAECGENGVQSSTSDVPGPEDFATPGLYSVEDVAKFLKTEKNRFVKTLFYWADAKKPVVCLLRGDHELNEAKLRRALKAGDLKRMEEAEYEKLCGAPVGFAGPQGLSARAKKTNAEAVVIGDHAVKTVTDGVSGANKKDFHTQHLQYGRDFDADLFADLRLAMEGDACPRCGKGNLAFLRGIEVGHVFKLGTKYSVALEANYLDPQGKAKPMIMGCYGIGVSRIVATAVEQSSDKDGIIWPRTMAPYQIIVTAIDITKDERIRKEAESIYEGLKAAGLEVLLDDRDEQAGVKFKDADLLGIPLGVRVSSRTLKDNQAELKLRNGAPKRVPLAEAAAQAQSELANYRL, translated from the coding sequence ATGCGTTTTTCCCGAGCCTTTATTCCTACCCTGCGCGACGACCCCGCTGAAGCGGACACGATTTCCCATAAGCTGTTGCTGCGCGGCGGGTTCATCCGCAGGGTGGCCAGCGGCATTTACGAGTGGCTGCCTCTGGGCCTGCGCGTTTTAAAGAAGGTGGAGGGCATCGTCCGCGAGGAAATGAACGCCATCGCCGGGCAGGAGGTTTTGTTGCCCGTGGTCCAGCCAAAAGAGCTTTGGGAGCAGTCCGGGCGCTGGCAGAAATACGGCAAAGAATTGCTCAGGATCAAAGACAGAAAAGACGCCGAGTTCTGCCTTTCCCCGACGGCCGAGGAAGTCATTACCACCTTGGTTGCGCGCAATGTTCGCTCCTGGCGTTCCTTGCCCTTGATGCTTTATCAAATCGGCACTAAATTCCGCGATGAAATCCGGCCTCGCTTCGGTTTGTTGCGCGGCCGGGAATTCATTATGAAAGACGCTTACTCGTTCCACGCGGATGAGGCGGATGCCGAGCGTTATTACGATGAGATCAAAGGCGCGTATTGCAAGGTTTTTGACCGGCTGGGTCTTAAATACCGGGCGGTTGAGGCGGAAACAGGGCCCATCGGCGGCAGTTTTTCCCATGAGTTCATGGTGTTGGCTGAGACCGGGGAAGACCTGATTGTCTATTGCACGGGTTGTGATTACGCGGCTAATTTGGAGCGCGCGGAATGCGGTGAAAACGGCGTTCAAAGTTCGACATCTGATGTCCCGGGTCCGGAGGATTTTGCGACGCCGGGCTTATATAGCGTCGAGGACGTGGCCAAATTTTTAAAAACCGAGAAAAATCGTTTCGTCAAAACTCTGTTTTATTGGGCGGATGCCAAAAAACCGGTGGTCTGCCTGTTGCGCGGGGATCACGAGTTGAACGAAGCGAAATTGCGGCGCGCGCTCAAAGCCGGGGATTTAAAACGCATGGAAGAGGCCGAGTATGAAAAACTCTGCGGCGCGCCGGTAGGCTTTGCCGGGCCCCAGGGTTTAAGCGCCCGGGCCAAGAAAACCAATGCCGAGGCCGTGGTCATCGGCGATCACGCGGTTAAAACCGTGACGGACGGGGTTTCCGGCGCCAATAAAAAAGATTTTCATACGCAACATTTGCAGTATGGCCGTGATTTTGACGCTGATCTATTTGCTGATTTGCGTTTGGCCATGGAAGGAGACGCTTGCCCGCGCTGCGGAAAGGGGAACCTCGCCTTTCTCAGAGGCATTGAAGTGGGGCATGTGTTCAAACTGGGGACCAAATATTCTGTCGCGCTGGAAGCCAATTACCTTGATCCTCAGGGCAAAGCCAAACCAATGATTATGGGCTGCTACGGAATCGGCGTTTCCCGCATTGTGGCCACCGCGGTCGAGCAAAGCTCGGATAAAGACGGGATTATTTGGCCTAGGACCATGGCCCCTTATCAGATCATTGTCACGGCCATCGACATCACCAAAGATGAGCGCATCAGAAAAGAGGCTGAATCCATTTACGAGGGCTTGAAAGCAGCCGGGCTTGAAGTGCTTCTTGACGACCGGGATGAGCAGGCCGGAGTCAAATTTAAAGACGCTGATTTGCTGGGCATCCCTCTTGGCGTGAGGGTCAGCTCCCGGACCTTAAAAGACAATCAGGCGGAATTGAAGTTGAGAAACGGAGCCCCCAAGCGCGTGCCCCTGGCCGAAGCCGCGGCCCAGGCCCAATCCGAACTCGCCAATTACCGGCTTTAA